One region of Micromonospora ureilytica genomic DNA includes:
- the iolB gene encoding 5-deoxy-glucuronate isomerase produces the protein MDYRYHCAIPAADGRNTLPFNPCRLLDFTLLRLSAGESWTGVSGDREILAVILGGTANFTVADHHFPQVGQRPDVFSGKPHSVYIPAGSSVTVEAVTAVEIALPSAPSDLATDPYVIAPEQVATGNWGAANFGRTYHQILTEVAQPELPARRLIVGETYTPSGNWSTYPPHRHKVDDLPAEAAHEEMYYYRVNPADGFGISRVYTDEGYEENVTIRDHVMQMMPEGYHTVVSAPGYTTYFLWFLAGTQRTQGAREDADLAWVGQTVPTLRSLGL, from the coding sequence ATGGACTACCGCTACCACTGCGCCATTCCCGCCGCCGACGGCCGGAACACGCTGCCCTTCAACCCCTGCCGACTGCTGGACTTCACCCTGCTGCGGCTCTCGGCCGGCGAGTCCTGGACCGGCGTGTCCGGTGACCGGGAGATCCTGGCCGTCATCCTCGGCGGCACCGCCAACTTCACCGTCGCCGATCACCATTTCCCGCAGGTCGGCCAGCGTCCGGACGTCTTCTCCGGCAAGCCGCACTCCGTCTACATCCCGGCCGGCTCCTCGGTGACCGTCGAGGCCGTGACCGCCGTGGAGATAGCGCTACCGAGCGCGCCCAGCGACCTGGCCACCGACCCCTATGTCATCGCGCCGGAGCAGGTCGCGACCGGCAACTGGGGAGCGGCCAACTTCGGCCGCACCTACCACCAGATCCTCACCGAGGTCGCCCAACCGGAGCTGCCCGCCCGCCGGCTCATCGTCGGGGAGACCTACACGCCCTCGGGCAACTGGAGCACCTACCCGCCGCACCGGCACAAGGTCGATGACCTGCCCGCCGAGGCCGCACACGAGGAGATGTACTACTACCGCGTCAACCCGGCGGACGGGTTCGGCATCAGCCGGGTCTACACCGACGAGGGGTACGAGGAGAACGTCACCATCCGCGATCATGTGATGCAGATGATGCCCGAGGGGTACCACACGGTGGTCAGCGCACCCGGCTACACCACCTACTTCCTGTGGTTCCTGGCCGGTACACAACGTACCCAGGGCGCCCGCGAGGACGCCGACCTCGCCTGGGTGGGCCAGACCGTGCCGACCCTGCGCAGCCTGGGCCTCTAG
- a CDS encoding carbohydrate ABC transporter permease, which yields MTATDLSLPTAAVAAPGNRGTSARRVRSRAWRLLGYAALVLAAAGLLLPFFWMVVASLKTNNDVFTIPITWLPDPVVWRNYVDIWQRSDMTTWLWNTLLLSVIVTFLQVLTGSFAAYGFARVRFPGRNLLFLAYVGTIAVPWQSYMIPQFILMSKLHLSNTLWSIVAIQAFGAIGVFLMKQFYETIPEELSEAARVDGLSEYGIYRRIILPLSRPALASLALLMFTTTWNDYLGPLVYLRSPELRTVQLGLNTFISQYNAEYALIMTGSVLSVLPVAVIFLLGQRYFIEGVASTGLKG from the coding sequence ATGACCGCGACCGACCTCTCCCTGCCCACCGCGGCCGTCGCCGCGCCCGGCAACCGCGGAACGTCCGCCCGACGTGTCAGGTCCCGGGCCTGGCGGCTCCTCGGGTACGCCGCTCTCGTGCTCGCGGCGGCCGGGCTGCTGCTGCCGTTCTTCTGGATGGTGGTGGCGTCGTTGAAGACGAACAACGACGTCTTCACCATCCCGATCACCTGGCTCCCCGATCCGGTGGTGTGGCGAAACTACGTCGACATCTGGCAGCGCTCGGACATGACGACGTGGCTGTGGAACACCCTGCTGCTGTCGGTGATCGTCACCTTCCTGCAGGTGCTCACCGGCAGCTTCGCGGCCTACGGCTTCGCCCGCGTCCGCTTCCCCGGCCGCAACCTGCTCTTCCTGGCGTACGTCGGGACGATCGCGGTGCCCTGGCAGTCGTACATGATCCCGCAGTTCATCCTCATGTCGAAGCTGCACCTGTCGAACACGCTGTGGTCGATCGTCGCGATCCAGGCGTTCGGCGCGATCGGCGTGTTCCTGATGAAGCAGTTCTACGAGACGATCCCCGAGGAACTCAGCGAAGCGGCGCGGGTCGACGGGCTCAGCGAGTACGGCATCTACCGACGGATCATTCTGCCGCTGTCCCGGCCGGCGCTCGCCAGTCTGGCCCTGCTGATGTTCACGACCACCTGGAACGACTACCTCGGCCCGCTCGTCTACCTGCGCAGTCCGGAACTGCGCACCGTCCAGTTGGGGCTGAACACCTTCATCTCCCAGTACAACGCCGAGTATGCGCTGATCATGACGGGTTCGGTGCTGTCCGTGCTGCCCGTCGCTGTCATCTTCCTGCTCGGCCAGCGCTACTTCATCGAGGGCGTTGCCTCGACCGGACTGAAGGGTTGA
- a CDS encoding glycoside hydrolase family 88 protein, with amino-acid sequence MTATDVRPSSDAEATAAAVAAAIRTVDANIATFGDRYPADTTDANRYPLRPPTAGQPEGGNVGWTTSFWPGQLWLAHDLTGDDRHLRAALSHVGSFADRVDSGIDLDTHDLGFLYTLSCVTPARRTGDPRARGAALAAADHLMTRVLEPAGIIQAWGDLNDPRQRGRTIIDSLMNTPLLFWASQTTGDDRYAAAARRHTEQLRQHILRPDGTTFHTFYWDPGSGVPLRGETEQGHADNSCWARGQAWGIYGFSLNHRHIGDPALLAAAKTCADRFLAHLPEDHVAYWDLEFGDGSGQERDSSAAAIAVCGLHELADSLTDPASADRYRTAAAEILRSLIERYSTGGHSASNALLLHGVYDKPKDVGVDEGTLWGDYFYLEALTRATISGWTSPW; translated from the coding sequence ATGACGGCGACCGACGTCCGTCCCAGCTCCGACGCAGAGGCCACGGCGGCCGCGGTGGCCGCCGCGATACGTACCGTCGACGCGAACATCGCCACCTTCGGCGACCGGTACCCCGCGGACACCACCGACGCCAACCGCTACCCGCTGCGACCACCGACCGCCGGCCAACCCGAGGGCGGCAACGTCGGCTGGACCACGAGCTTCTGGCCCGGTCAGCTCTGGTTGGCGCACGACCTGACCGGTGACGACCGCCACCTGCGGGCAGCACTGTCCCATGTGGGCAGCTTCGCGGATCGGGTGGACAGCGGCATCGACCTGGACACCCACGACCTCGGATTCCTCTACACCCTCTCCTGCGTCACCCCGGCCCGCCGTACCGGCGATCCGCGGGCCCGAGGCGCGGCTCTCGCCGCCGCAGACCACCTGATGACGCGCGTCCTCGAACCCGCCGGCATCATCCAGGCCTGGGGCGACCTGAACGACCCCCGCCAACGGGGCCGCACCATCATCGACAGCCTCATGAACACGCCGCTGCTCTTCTGGGCCAGCCAGACCACCGGCGACGACCGCTACGCCGCCGCGGCCCGCCGGCACACCGAGCAACTGCGCCAGCACATCCTGCGCCCGGACGGCACCACCTTCCACACCTTCTACTGGGATCCGGGCAGCGGTGTGCCACTGCGTGGCGAGACCGAACAGGGCCACGCCGACAACTCCTGCTGGGCCCGCGGACAGGCCTGGGGCATCTACGGTTTCAGCCTCAACCACCGGCACATCGGCGACCCCGCGCTGCTCGCCGCCGCGAAGACCTGCGCCGACCGTTTCCTCGCCCACCTGCCCGAGGACCACGTCGCGTACTGGGACCTGGAGTTCGGCGACGGCAGCGGCCAGGAGCGGGACAGCTCGGCCGCGGCCATCGCCGTCTGCGGCCTGCACGAACTCGCCGACAGCCTCACCGACCCGGCCAGCGCCGATCGGTACCGGACAGCCGCCGCCGAGATCCTGCGCTCGCTCATCGAGCGCTACTCCACCGGCGGCCATTCGGCCTCGAACGCGCTGCTCCTGCACGGCGTCTACGACAAACCCAAGGACGTCGGCGTCGACGAGGGAACCCTGTGGGGCGACTACTTCTACCTGGAAGCCCTCACCCGTGCCACGATCTCTGGCTGGACCAGCCCCTGGTAA
- a CDS encoding SRPBCC family protein: protein MTETAEVVVRRHVIVQAPIERAFTVFTERFGDFKPREHTLLSAGTAETVFEPKVGGHIYDRSADGEECRWARVLAYEPPKRVVFSWDISPTWQVESDLANTSEVEVTFIAETPERTRVELEHRNLDRHGPGWPAVRDGVAHDEGWPLYLARYANLFVEDN from the coding sequence CCCATCGAGCGAGCCTTCACCGTGTTCACCGAACGGTTCGGCGACTTCAAACCGCGCGAGCACACCCTGCTCAGCGCCGGGACCGCCGAGACCGTCTTCGAACCGAAGGTCGGCGGCCACATCTACGATCGCAGCGCCGACGGCGAAGAGTGCCGGTGGGCCCGGGTGCTGGCCTACGAACCCCCGAAACGCGTCGTGTTCAGCTGGGACATCAGCCCGACCTGGCAGGTCGAGAGCGACCTGGCCAACACCAGCGAGGTCGAGGTCACCTTCATCGCCGAAACCCCGGAGCGCACTCGGGTCGAGTTGGAGCACCGCAACCTCGACCGGCACGGCCCCGGCTGGCCCGCGGTCCGCGACGGCGTCGCCCACGACGAAGGCTGGCCGCTCTACCTTGCCCGGTACGCCAACCTGTTCGTCGAGGACAACTGA